DNA from Deinococcus roseus:
GCTGCGCACCACGCAGGCCTCAGTCCTCAGGCGAGACAGCACACCGAGGCCCAGTTTCGGGCAGGAAAAATCCTCACGCTTTTCTGCACCCCCACCCTGGAGATGGGACTGAACCTGCCAGCCCAGCGGGTGATCCTCTACGACATGGAACGCTACCATCAGGGGGAGTACGTGCCGATCAGCGTGAACAGTGCCTGGCAACGGGCAGGCAGAGCAGGCAGACCCGGACTGCACCTGGAAGGGGAAGCGGTGGTGTTCATCTACCGGTACCCCAGCCATGCCCAGCCTTACCTGCAGGGGAAGTTCGAGCCCATCCGCAGTGGCCTCAAACACGGCCACCTCACCAGCTGGATTGTCGCGGAGGTTGCAGCCCGCACCAGCAGGACCCTGGAAGAACTGCAGTGCGCCTACCAGCACACCCTGCGTTCCAGGCAGCACCCGGAGGACCTGGGACGCCCTGTGAACAGCCTGATTTTCACCGGAGCGCTGAAGGAGGAGGCGGGCTCACTGAAAGTCACCCGCACCGGCTGGATTGCCGCTCGGTACATGCTGCAGGTGGACACCGTCTTGCAACTCAGCGGTCAGTTCTCTGCTGACCTCACTTTCTTTGACCTGCTGGTGCTTGCGGTCAGCACGCCGGACGTGCAGGTCCTGCTGCCTTCCCGCGAAGCCCTCCGTGATCTGCTTTTCCGGGTGGGCCGCGAGCCCCGCACAATGCTCACAGGCACCCCCAGTCGGGACCTCACCACCCTGCCCATCACCCACGCGGAACTGCTCGGCGCGTACCACACGTCTTGCGTGCTGCGCAGCCACACCCGCCAGGAAGAACCCACCGTGCCCACTTCTGACCTCCGGCAGGCCTCAGAGCAGGTGTGCCGGGTGCTGCAGGCCTTCGCCGAACTGCTTCCGGTTCAGGACAACCCGGCTTTCCTGGAGGTGCAACGGAAAACCCGGGTGCTGGCCTTGATGGTCAGGCATGGCCTGACCGAGGAACACGCCACGTTGACCTTGATTCCAGGCATCGGGGGGGTGCATGCCCGCACATTGCTGGAGAGGGGCATCACAGACATTGAGGGTCTCGCGCTCAGTGATCCGGCCAGCTGGGCCGGGGAGGGGATCCGTCTGGAGCGTGCTGAGAGGTGGGTCGAACTTGCAGCAGGGCTGGTGAAGTCCTGTGGTGCCTGGACCTTCAAGGAAGACCTGCCCTTGCTGCTGCAACCCCAGGATGAACCCCAGCTGGACGAGCAGGCCTGGTACCGGGCGATGCGGGCACGGGAACTCACCGTGCACCCCACCAGCACCCCAGGGGTTTTTGAGGTGGTGGGGTTCGATCCACGCACCGTGAATCTGAACCTGGGTTTCACCCGGAAATGCAATTGCCTCGATTCGCGCAGGGGCCACGATTGCAAGCATTTGCTGGCCGTGCAGCGCTTCCTGGCCCTCTCGCAGACTTTTCCCAAGGAGAAAACTGCATGAAATTCATTCCAGTCACCACTTTCGGTCCCCGTTACCCGCTGGATGATCTGATTCGCCCTTACTTGCCCCGACTGGTGGACACCGTGATGGTGTCCTACCAATACGCCCTGCAAATGAGCCCGGAGAAACGCCCCCCGCTGGCCTTGATGGTGGACTCCGGTGGGTTTGTGAGCCGCAGGTCAGATGCCAGACTGATCCCCATGCATGACCGGGCGGCCATCCAGGTGGGCAGCGAACTGCTCACCCCGGAAGAAGTACTGTCTTTTCAGGAAGCACACGCCGACACGGCTTTCACCCTGGATTTCATGCTCACCCCGGAGTTGAGTGCCAGAGAACGCAGGAAGCGTTGCGAGTGGACCGTCACCAATGCCGTGTGGGCCAAGCAGAACCAGCAGCACTCCAGCATGAAACTGTATGCCAGTTTGCAGGCCTGCTGTGCCCACACGGCCCGGGAAGCTGCGAAGACCTACCGGGATGCAGGTTTTGATGGAATTGGTGTGGGGGGACTGGTGCCGCGACTGAACGACAAAACGGAATTGAGAACCCTCCTTGAACCTGTCCTTGAAGAGGCAGGGGATTTGCCAGTGCACGCTTTTGGGCTGGGAAGCCCGAAGTTGCTGCTCCTGCTGCAGGAGATAGGGGTTCATTCTGCAGACTCCAGCAGTTTCGTGCAGTGGGCAGCGAGCGGAGAGAACTGGCAGGGCAAAGTCCCACAGGGCCACCTCTCTCCTCATGGACGCATGCATCTGGCCTTGCAGAACCTGCAGGAGGTGTTGCTGACCCTGGGGGATCCAGCGGTTCAGTTTTGCTTGCGTCAGACCGCATGAAGGGTCAGCTGCCCAACAAACGCCACATCAGGCAAAAGAAAAAGACCGTGGACTTCCCACGGTTTTTCTGTGGTGAGACAAGGTGTCGGTTCCAATGGGTGCTTAGAGCAGGCATGACTTTGACACATCTGAAAAGCAGCGCCTGTAGGAGAGGGCAAGGTTGCCGTTTTCATGGCTGATCGAAGGCAATTCCCGGTGCATCATGCTTTTTCTGAGGATTATACAAGGGTAAATTTTTTGTTTGAGATGATATTTGTTCATTCCCTGCATAAACTTGGAGCAATAAGGGAATTCCCTGGCTGTACAAGAACATGTGCCACTGAGGAATTTGGTTATGCTTAATTTGTGCATCATCAATTTGGATTCAAAATGTCTCTGTGCTTTTTTTGCCTGTTGGTCAGTTCCGCAGGTCAGGCTGAAGCAGTGTCCTGGAGTGGGCTGGCCAGTGTGGTTGATGGCGACACGCTGCTGCTGCACGGCCAGAAGCATAGGTTGTGGGGCATCGATGCCCCGGAATCCAGCCAGAGTTGTCTTGATGGTGACAACAAATCTTTCCGCTGTGGTCAGCAAGTGGCTTTGCGACTCGCCGACAAAATACGCCACAAGACCATCACCTGCGTCAAAAAAGACCAGGACCGTTATGGTCGCATGGTATCGGTGTGCAGCATCCAGGGGGACAGCCGCAGCCTCAATGCCTGGCTGGTGTCCCAGGGGAATGCGTTCGCATACACGCAATACAGCAGATCCTTCCTGCCCGAACAACAGCAGGCCAAAACCAAAAAGCTGGGTTTGTGGTCCGGCAGGTTCCAGTGGCCGTGGGAGTACCGCAAAAACCCCCAGTCTCCCCTCTCCACCACAGAGGTCTACTACCGCAACTGCAAGGAAGTCCGGGCGGCAGGGGTCGCCCCCCTCCATCAAGGCCAGCCCGGATACAGGGCTGCCCTTGATCAGGATCAAGACCGCCTGGCCTGTGAATGATGTGCAGCCAACCGGGAAACCCCTGATGCAAGTTCGCCCTTCCACACTTTAGAATTCCAGCGAGGTCACCATGCGAAAATCCCTCTTGATGCTTTCACTTCCACTTTATGCTTCTATCGCCCAGGCCCAGACCACAGACACCCAGGCTTTCCTCACCCTCAAATCCTTTGAGTGCGTGCAGGGAGCCCGTGACTGCTCGGTCAACCAGAGCCTGTATTCCAGCCTCAAAGAGGCCCTGCAGAAATCCAACCGTTTCCGCATTTTCGAAGACCAGAACGTCAGCGAACTCACCCTCAGCGGAGCCATCACCGACGTCAGACAGGTGACCACGGGCATTCTGGGCTTCACCGAAACCACCCTCATCGTCAAAGTCAGCGTGGAACTGAAAGACCACGTCAGTTCAGAAGTGCTGTGGGCCGGAAACTTTGAAGGCAACTCCAAAGCCGGAGGAGCAAACTTCTTTGGCATTCAGGTCCAGGAAAGCAATTCTGTTGCGGTTGCAGCGGCCAGTGTGGCCAACCAGGTCACCAGCCAGTTGCTGACCGTGCCTGCCCTGAAAGGCTACCTCACCCACCAGCCAGGAGAGCGCGCCATTCCCCGGCAGGCAGCAGTGCCTCAAAACACCCCACAGCAAGGCAACACCTTCACCCCACAACCGGCAGGCAACGCTTCAGTGGGATCTTCGGTGGAACTGTTCTTGCTGTCCCTCAAAACCCTGAATTTCTCTGGACTGAATTCCCTGCTCACCGACGATTACGTCAACAGCTTTGCCCTGGAAGGCCTGCAGAAACAAATCACCGCAGAAGCCGTGAGCAAAGCCTCCCAGGTGCAGTACCGCTACCAACTGCAATCCCAGTCTCCTCAGGTCACCACCCTGAACCTGGGTTACACCCTGCCCGGCCAGGGGGAGAAGTTGATCAGTTTGACGTTGATGGACGCCAGTGTGATGCAAATGCCTGGCAAGACCGGGATGCGGGTGGTTTATTTTGCCCCCACCAGTCCTTACGCTTCTGCCATCAACACCATGCCGATGTTCAAGGTGTCTGTAGATGGACTGACGCAACTGTTGGCCGATGTGAAGGCTTTTTCTGGAATCAACTGAACCTTTGGGTCACCCGACGCAAAACACTTCAACAAGAAAACCTGAATACGGAGGTCCACATGGGAACATGGCTCACTGGAACACTGAAAGTCACTGGAAGCAAGAACTTTTCTCAGGGCGAAGGCAAAGCCACAGAACTTGTGACCAGCGACTTCAATCAAAAACTCAAAGAGAAATTGGAGCAGTACTTTCCCAACGCAAGCATCATGGTTGATGTCTCTCACAGCCTTGAGCCTTCAAAATACTTGATGATCGACCATCCCCTCCAGAGGGACCAGACATTTGCCAGTTTGGATCTGGCAGTGGACAAACTGGAAGTGGAAGCATACCAAGAGGCCCTCAGGACCTGATCAACTTCCGAAGGTTTGGTGATTGAAATCGGCGGTGTTCATTCTGCGCTCCACTCTGCTTCAACCCCTGCAAATGCAGGGGTTTTCATGTTTGCAGAGAAGAGGATTTTATTCTCAAAGGAAACACGGACTGGAAAACTATACTGCAATTCCAGGTTTTTCGTAATGGAGTTCTTCCCTATTAAAAATGATCTGAGCTTCCGCAAGAATTTAAATTGGGTGATAAGGCGGAGGTAAATTGTGCCAAAGAGAAACCTGGGCATTGCAAAAGAACCGGATCCAGTCAGCAGGAAGTCAGATGGGTACTTCAGTGCACTTGTGAAGTTGGTGCCCAGTGAAGCCCTGGGTTTGTATCTGGCCCTGGACAACCTCATCAAGAACTCTCAGGGGAAAGAAACGGTGGACACCATCGGTTATCAGAATCTTGCAATCATGATATCTGCGGGGGTTTGTTTTGTTCTGGCTCTGGTTTCCAGGTACTTCAACGCCAGGAATCCTGACAATTCCGTGCAGTGGTTGAATGTTTGCCTGGGTGGACTTGCTTTCATCATCTGGTTGATGGCCATCGGAGGTCCATTTGAGGGCATCCCTGACATCAAGTTGATTTCGGGCATGACCACCATCATTTTCATGAGCGTTGTGCCGTTTTTAACCATCAGCAGACGATGATTTTTCTTCAAGCCACGCCATAGAAAGACAGCAGCTGCAGGGATTTCCCTGCAGCTGCTCTCGACGGGATCGGGCAGGCATCACTGCAAAAGACTGAGCTGCAGTGTGCCCAGGTCCCGGCTGTCTGTCATGGAGAAGCTCTGGTCGATGGTGACACTGGAGCCCACCACAGTGGTGGTGATGTCTCCGTTGATGTTCAACTGGTTCCAGCCCTGGGCGAGTTGGGTGTCAATGTCATAGTTGAGGGTGTTGGTGGAGACACTGGTTTTGTAGGTACAAGATTGCTTGCCGAGGATCCGTCCAGCTGTGTGGCTGTAGGCCAGCTGGACGCTTTGCATGCTGGCGGTGTTGCGGGCCTCCCCTTGCTCTTTCAGGGTGGTTTTTTGGATGGCGGCGGGCTTGGCAGCGTCCCCGTAATTCAGCATGAAGGTCACCCCAAAGTTCCCTTTGAAGTCGCTCAGGTTGCTGTTGAGGTTGCCGGAGCACTGCACCTCCCAGGTGCCGGAGGTGGGTTTGCCGTAGTCTTTGACGGCTTCGATGGTCGCTTCAGGGTTGGTGTGGGTAAGGTCAAAGGTCACCTGGGTTTTACCGGGGTTGAGGGTGCCTGTCACCAGCAGGGGGGCGTGGCCTGCAGGCTGGAGGATGTACAGGGTGACTCCGGTGAGGCCTGTGGTGGCTTTGCTGTCCAGGGGAACAGTGAAGGTCTGGACGGCTCCGTTGGCGGTTCTGTTGGTGATGGTGGCTTTGGTGCTGGGGACGACCGAGCCGCAGGACACCAGGGTGGTGAGGATCGCTCCGAACAGCAGGGGGGCGGTGGTGGTTTTCATGCTTTTCTCCTTCTTTTGAGAGGAATATGGATTGACAGTATCATCACCATATATCAGAGCATTATAAAAAATCCAGGCATTAAAGTTTTTCTGGTGTAAAATCTGATTTGCGAGCATCATTTTTGTGGTGTGAGGTTGGGGGTGAGTGTGGAATTGAATCTGGAATTCAGGCGACAGGTGCGCACCGCAGCGCTGGTGGCAGCCATTGTGTTCAGCAATGCCTGTGGGGCGGTCTTCACTTCGGTCAGTGTGTTGTTCCTGGTGGGGGTGTGGAACAGCTTGAAGCACGACCTTGATGGACTGGGGGTGATTGGCCCCTGGTTTGTGGTGATGTTGATCAGTGGCATCACTTTGTTGGTGGCGGGCAAGCAACTCAACGCCTGGACTGTGCCCAGCATGCGAATGTTGACGTGGGTGGGACTTGAAGCTCTGTTGTGGGGGGCGATTGCCCTGCTGATGCGTCAAGGACCGGATTTTCCACTGGTGGGCAATTCGGCCATGTTTACTGTCTGCAGCATTGCGGTGGTGACCGGTCTGTTCACGTTGGCCATGGGAAAAATGCGCCAGCAGACGGGGGACGCACAGGGATGGGTGGATGTCACGCACCCGTTGTATGCAGCCATGCAGAAATGGGAAGTTCACAGCAGTGGGATGGAATTCTGGCAACGCCTGGGGGTGTGTTATGCCATTCCGGTGATGTTTCTGGTGTTGTGCTGGGTGTGGATCACTGTTCGTTGAGGGCAGAAAGATAAAAAGGGGCTTCTTTGCAAGCCTCTTTTTTGTTGATTGCTGTCTGCGACGGATTGATCTTGTTGATTATATCTTATACAATCAGCAAGATAAGTCATGCAGGAGGCACCATGCTCAGAGCACCCACCAGAACCCACCCTTCAAAACACCGCACACCCTCCCTGTTCCAGCGGCTCAGAGGAGCCAAGCAACCCTGGCCAGAACAGCACCCTGAACACTTCCCCATTCCACAATGGTCCGGCCCCCTGGAGTTCGGACACCACCTGCCTGAACGTCTCACCAGCACCTTTCAGGGCCGTTACCCGCTGTTTGGACTGGAGGTCACCAGTTCCAACGGACAGCACTACACCCTTCCCCCCACCCTCAATCCTTTCTCAGGGATTCCTGTGGTGGGGTGGCACATCCAGTATCTGGACCCCAAAACTTGCCGATTGACCCTGGCCACCATCGAGCGCATCGGACGGGTGGATCTAGATGGAAATTGTTTTGTGACCGCAGCACGCCCTGCCCAGCAACCCTTGCCTTTGACCCCGACCACCCTCCACCACTACTTCAGCCAGTTGCCCTGGACTGCATTGAATTGACCTGTGCGACAGCACCTGTACAATCAATCCAGAGGACACCATGAGCAAAAGCAAAGGCCACCCGGGATGGGGCGGACCCCGCAGGAACGCCGGTGGAAAACGCCGAAACGCAGGCGCACCCCGCAAAATGCAGGACCCTGTGCCCGTCACCGTGCTGATCGAATCCGACCTGAAACAGTGGTATGCGGAACAGGCCAAAATGCAAAACCAGGATTCATCCGAATTGATGCGAGAAGCCCTCACCGAGCACCAGAAACGCACCCTTCAAAAGGCCGCCCGTGAGGCCCGCAAAGTCACCCCACCAAAAGAGGAAACCCCACCATGAAAAACCAGGCAGAAAACAAAATCCACTGTGCTGCCCCTGAAACCGAACCCCAGGTCA
Protein-coding regions in this window:
- a CDS encoding DEAD/DEAH box helicase, which produces MEKAIFPSLDMLFSTGEPPKDLILQLPTGAGKTHLARLASQHTAHQGFKIVYLCPLKTMAQEIHDTWAETLKVGLYTADTEFTDQPPLEQDVLIFTYEKFEFITRFWREHWDWIPQVNLLVVDEFHMLADPHRGPTLESALTRFRRLNPFVRTLALSATLGNLPELGEWLQAETHHSTHRPVPLNWRVVPFTGSSKEDLLQAELITPKSTLVFVGSRSRAEQLAKKFGAAAHHAGLSPQARQHTEAQFRAGKILTLFCTPTLEMGLNLPAQRVILYDMERYHQGEYVPISVNSAWQRAGRAGRPGLHLEGEAVVFIYRYPSHAQPYLQGKFEPIRSGLKHGHLTSWIVAEVAARTSRTLEELQCAYQHTLRSRQHPEDLGRPVNSLIFTGALKEEAGSLKVTRTGWIAARYMLQVDTVLQLSGQFSADLTFFDLLVLAVSTPDVQVLLPSREALRDLLFRVGREPRTMLTGTPSRDLTTLPITHAELLGAYHTSCVLRSHTRQEEPTVPTSDLRQASEQVCRVLQAFAELLPVQDNPAFLEVQRKTRVLALMVRHGLTEEHATLTLIPGIGGVHARTLLERGITDIEGLALSDPASWAGEGIRLERAERWVELAAGLVKSCGAWTFKEDLPLLLQPQDEPQLDEQAWYRAMRARELTVHPTSTPGVFEVVGFDPRTVNLNLGFTRKCNCLDSRRGHDCKHLLAVQRFLALSQTFPKEKTA
- a CDS encoding thermonuclease family protein, which encodes MSWSGLASVVDGDTLLLHGQKHRLWGIDAPESSQSCLDGDNKSFRCGQQVALRLADKIRHKTITCVKKDQDRYGRMVSVCSIQGDSRSLNAWLVSQGNAFAYTQYSRSFLPEQQQAKTKKLGLWSGRFQWPWEYRKNPQSPLSTTEVYYRNCKEVRAAGVAPLHQGQPGYRAALDQDQDRLACE